One genomic window of Punica granatum isolate Tunisia-2019 chromosome 1, ASM765513v2, whole genome shotgun sequence includes the following:
- the LOC116200709 gene encoding arginine/serine-rich coiled-coil protein 2-like: MNTNEIPPKNAVNMESESNLSAHEPISSHALLLWQYEFEQSLIDEQLQYQQQAVAMEASIKEAALQAAAGANEAAKLLKEETDTSMVDLVKELSSRRLIEGVELQSLDLTSKLLRSKSIPISPIRLEKEGNDEENGQSRSRETKEMRSRKGNESGSKHRSRSRERSPRSRSRSRERRRHRSGKRQRHRSRSRSKERQRSHRSRSKSRSRERRSHRSRSMERRMHRSRSSRDRRRCRSRERRRHGSKSKSRERHRHQSRSRERRSHRRRSQSMSMERQIHRSRSGSRKRRSQRSRSGKNWRRISCVSRSPPKGSSRVDSSFSGGRDSRSPSSPCRSKQDLRMESKQKNSKSLSHTQIFSPRNTKPFSTGKIVEKTKVTEGTEKTSQRSICSDDFGERESKGKEEA, translated from the exons ATGAATACTAATGAAATACCTCCTAAAAATGCGGTTAACATGGAAAGCGAGTCTAATCTAAGTGCCCATGAGCCCATCTCGAGCCATGCCCTATTATTATGGCAATATGAGTTTGAACAGTCATTAATAGACGAGCAGCTCCAATACCAGCAACAAGCTGTTGCAATGGAGGCCAGCATAAAGGAAGCAGCTTTGCAAGCTGCAGCAGGGGCTAACGAAGCTGCGAAACTGTTAAAAGAAGAAACTGATACTTCCATGGTAGATCTTGTGAAGGAATTGAGCTCCAGGAG GCTCATTGAGGGAGTGGAGCTGCAGTCACTGGATTTAACTTCAAAGTTATTGAGATCCAAATCGATACCTATCTCTCCTATAAGGCTTGAGAAAGAAGGCAATGATGAGGAGAATGGTCAATCAAGAAGCCGAGAGACCAAGGAGATGAGAAGTAGGAAAGGTAATGAAAGTGGAAGCAAACATAGGAGCAGGAGCAGGGAAAGAAGTCCCAGGAGCAGGAGCAGGAGCAGGGAAAGACGAAGACACAGGAGTGGAAAAAGACAGAGACACAGGAGCAGAAGCAGGAGTAAGGAAAGACAGAGAAGCCACAGGAGCAGGAGCAAGAGCAGGAGCAGGGAAAGGAGAAGCCACAGGAGTAGGAGCATGGAAAGACGAATGCACAGGAGCAGAAGCAGCAGGGACAGAAGGAGATGCAGGAGCAGGGAACGAAGAAGACACGGGAGCAAGAGCAAGAGCAGGGAAAGACATAGGCACCAAAGCAGAAGCAGGGAAAGGAGAAGCCACAGGAGAAGGAGCCAGAGCATGAGCATGGAAAGACAAATACACCGGAGCAGAAGCGGAAGCAGGAAAAGGAGAAGCCAAAGGAGCAGGAGCGGGAAGAACTGGAGAAGGATAAGCTGCGTGTCTAGATCACCACCTAAGGGGTCTAGTCGAGTTGACTCTAGTTTCAGTGGGGGTCGGGATTCCAGGTCCCCCTCATCTCCTTGTAGAAGCAAACAGGATTTGAGGATGGAGAGCAAGCAAAAGAACAGCAAATCACTATCTCATACACAAATCTTTAGTCCCAGGAATACAAAACCTTTTTCGACAGGAAAAATTGTTGAGAAAACTAAGGTCACAGAGGGAACGGAGAAAACATCTCAGAGGTCGATTTGCAGTGATGATTTTGGTGAGCGAGAATCTAAAGGCAAAGAAGAAGCGTAG